aaagtatgcattATGAAGAGAAAAActtaactattaattaatttttttatttatggcaAGTAAAGgaggtttttttgaaattatgcGGTGAGCAAAATAGAAACacattacaattaatattaatgctttacattttgaattaaatatttccggattaaatatcataatgtCTGAATATTTGCATcataattgttaattgaaaACTTCAGAGCCATCCAGATATCTTGGTGTTTGATCAAAAATTCCGcagctaaataaaaatagaaatctaaATAACACACATCTCAAACCGGAAGTGTAAAGTATTAATGGAGTCTAATGTATCATCTGACTTATTAATTTCCCTTTTATGCTCACGCGAGCGGCAAAAAGAGCTTGCGTGCACGCTCGCATCAATTTGCCGCGCGTTTAAGCAGATGATAATAAAACGATGTACACGTGCGGCACGATGATGCTGCATCGGATTATCGTTCTGCTTAAGCATGTATCAAATTAACGTGATATCCACGTTTTCTTCCGCTATTTAGTCGACAAAACGGCGTTGTTGCAAAGCAAAAGTTAATCGCCTTACCGCAAGGATGAATTATgcattgcaaattattttttttcatttcactTATCTTTCTCGTACGATTAATATCGCTGACGAATTTTTTTCAGGTACGTGAGCGTCTGCGTGTGGCTCTCGAAAGAAATACGAGTCTCGAGGAAGAGCTAGCCCATACCAAAGACGAAGTGAGTTTcctttacaaattaaaatattgtcaaagGTTCAAGGTATCTCCTCGGCGAACATCCGATTGAGATTTCGACGCGTCTACCGCgccataaaaatattctgttctTCGGAAACAAACTGCGGAACGTTAAGGCTGAACGCCATAAAGAGTATCTCTTATCGTCGTCTAACATAAGCGCACTTGCAGCTCCAGCAGTATAAAGTGAGCGGGCATCCGTCGAAAGTCATGGAGGATAGACCGAAGGAAAACGGACAGGCGGACGAAGGTCAGCAACAGAATAAGGTATCGACAACGGATTTGTCAATGCGATCTATCTCTCAACCGCATCCGGACATGCGTGCACAAGCGATCACAGATattcacatacacacatattatCGCTTCTCATACCTTGCACCGATCATGGGATAAGTGGAAgtgtttcaaattttgtcTGAAAGTCGTGAGATGCATCTGTGGAAACTTTTCTCACTTTGCATGCTCATGTTTAGCATATGTCCTCCTCTCCCCCCTCCCTTCAGGCCTCCCCCCTTTCTCCACCTGACGTTTAACGTTtcactttattttctttgtattatATCGGAGTCTGTACGACAAATTTCTAGTATGAGCGACAGACGTAAGTTTCAGTGATCAAGTTATTATCGatagtacatttatatttctcccgtaataaaaaaaaaaaaaaaaataaccgaTGTATTACATTTCCTCATCGTGTCATTTTATCATGGAGCTTAGAATTATATCATCTTGTCTCATCTCATTGAAACATTTCTCATGTTTCATATCATAGAGAGCGTTGAGAgttgcataaattttgcataaaataatcattcaTCATGTAAATACGTTTCAAAGATCCCGCCGaagtgtttattatttatttacgtatCTCTCGAAGGAAAATGATAAACGACAATGTGGCGAAGCCTTTCGACTTTTCACTTATCGACTCGCTGCATATCCCATAAGAATGTATCAATCGTAGTTCATGCATGCGGTAGTCGTACGGCGTCGCGTAGTTGTGTATACATGTAGATTTTTTGGGAGTTGCGCGGCGATGCAGGACAGGCAATGCGAGCGAGGCATTCTGAATGTAGTGTTGTGATCGGGCAGAATGAGACTGAGCAGGCAGAAAgccagcaacagcagcagcagcaccaGCAGCAACAACTGCAGCAGCAACAGTACCAGCAGcaccagcagcagcagcagcaaccaGTACAAAACCCAGGTACAGAGAAGTCCACTGAGGTCGGCAGTAGGCTGAGCAATGGCAGTCTCGATCCGATCGAGCAGGACACCGCAGTACGAGTAATAGACTTGCAAGCCACTCTCGACAAGCAGGTATGAATCAGTATCTACGCGACGAAAAAATGGCTAGAAAAGATTCGACAGTTAACTTCAGGTAGTGAATTTTAACCTTCAGACCTTTcttatctctctctctatgCAAACATATGTGAAGATTACGACTAGTCCTCATGATCTTGTTCCCCGCAACACACAcctctaatttttaaatatatacatatatatatatatatctgcaaAACGgcgacattattttcaattttgcatgaatTACTCACTTTAAGCACAACATCGAGCATAACGTGTGAgctaaataaaagatatgtatTATCTCGATAATAAGCGTATAACGAGCGTATACTTCTATTATTTCAATAGAGAAATCTGGTGTCTTATTGAGAAGACAAGTTTATACGcacattattatatacttatgTCGTTGTAGACTGCATGACAGAGTCTTAGCAAATACTTATAGCAAATAAGAGATGCAATATATAGATTCTGTCGTAAGAACTAACATTGTGGCGGAAATGTAATTATCTTGCATTTGAAACACATGATTATATACACAACTTTTTACACAaagagtatttaaaaaaatccgaATAACTTTTTAACGACAGATTCTTAAATCACTTTTCTCGACAAAACTGGTGAAAATGGTTGttacaacttttttaatatctattaataatctgaaaaattcactaaagaaattttaatgattcgatcgatcgatcttaATCGGTtgctatttaaaaactattatgtAACTTCGACGTTTCGATAGTGTTCTTTCGCAATGTATTCAAGAATCTGTGCAAAAAGACAcctaatatgtatataagttacatacatacacacgtaaaaatagatatacatattaaatgtataagtTAATTTAATGCTGAACTAATCGTTGATATTAtagcatatttaatataaactacCCTTTTGTCGATCTAATATTCTCGGTAGTGCCTACGGCATGTTGTGGAATGAACGATAAACCTTCATGTTAAACGTTTTGTGCTCGCATGATTAGTCACTAGGAATGGATTTTACCCAAGTATATCTCTCTCCTTGAAATAGCTTCGCCGTTTTCTTAATGTTACAAAGAACAAACTTTATAACAATGAAAacacagacacacacacacgcgcacatGCGAATATGATAATAGCGTATGACGACTTCCCTCAATTAGTCTTAGCGTCATATAGAATAATCGTCGTGAAATTTGATTATGGCGAAGAATTTTGCATTACTTGAAATTACGTAAACACTTTTCGATAAACGATTTTTTACACAAGTAGCTCGACAAACGCTTCTCTATCGCGATCGGtataatcgatataaaatGTTGCGAATGTTATTTTAGAGCTCGGAATTAAGCACGTGGCAGCGAAGAGTGGCGGAAATGAGCGGTCGCGTCGCCGAGTTGGAGGAAACGCTGTCGAAAACGCAGAAGGACCTTTTGAAAGCGCAAGAGGCGGGACTGAAACTGCAGAGAGATCTGCGGGAGAACGCGGCGCAAAAAGAGGACCAAGAGGAGCGAATAGCGACTTTAGAGAAACGATACCTCAATGCTCAACGAGAGTCCACTAGTCTTCACGACCTCAATGAGAAGCTGGAGCAAGAGTTGCAGCATAAGAAAGCTCAACTGAAGGTAATTGGTTTTGATTTTCACCCGCGATTCCTTTATTACAGTTGTAGCATTCGTCGCTTATCGAATAATTCTGTTGTAAGGAGTGTTCAAAAAATTCCCGAATTAAAGCACTATTAAATTGTCTTGGAAGTTGTGAGAATTCGCGAATGTTGGGACACTCTGTGCATGATAATAATTCTGCTAATTGTAATAATCTTTTGTCTTATTCACCGAAGCTTCAAGAGGAGAAAATCGCGGCTATACAGGAGAAATTAGAGCTCACGGAACAGAAATTAGCTCAATACGCTAAGTTACCAGAAATGGAAGAGCAATTAAAGCAGAGGATGGAGGCTCTGACGCAGGTGAGGAGGCCCAACCAGGTACGCAGGGGAATCATATCACGTCACACATCTCGTCAGCTCTGTCcctattatcttttatttctctgCACTTTTAACGTACCCGAGATACGATCTATGTCTAGAGAGCTTATCTTTCTTGATATGCATCGTTGCTGCGAAGTGCTCTTGTTGCATTTCAGTTAATTTCAGATACTTGAGAacgaaattagtttttgctGCTCCATGTTCTGTATACTACTGTATGTATGATACGTGACAACACtgtttacatacatataagtCGAATATTTTTGTGCACCGCAGTGTGtctttgcaatatatattatatatttacgctGAAACACACAATTTTGCTGAATACAAGCTCAAGTGACAGAACGTGTTAAAGACTTGATTTGCGTTAAGAATTTGGttacgtaaattttttttatatatatatatatatttgtgagAATTAATTACACTGTCTTATAATTTGCAAACTGATGTACAATGCAGCATGAAATAGTGGAAGCCAACCTGGTCTATACGAAATCTACTACTCCTGCAAGTGACGGAtatgtttgaaatattatattaatttatgaatttatgaaTAGCGTGCCATTTTTtgaatgtttattaatatgatatatatatattctctcttctctcttccttttctcGCTCATCTGAACACACTCTTATTTTCTTGCTGTTTTCATTATAGAATGTTTCATCTAGATTGCATAGAAAGtgttagaataaatataaaacgtacaataagttataaaatatatataattgaattcattaattacattGAATCCTGAATTACATTTTCATGtaattatcatacattttgatatcagtcatatcagaaatattgacattaatatctaaattgatttcaaaataatgagagaTAGCTTTATAAATGCTATAACAATGCTCATGAAATTAGACACATCATTATTTGATGAATGCCAATAATACCATGTGAAcgaattgatttataataaatattttttattatgtgaaaCATTCAAGCAGGCTCAGGAGAGGCACGGTAGCGCGGAGGATAGAATCCAAAGATTGGAAGCGCAATTGGAAGAAAAGAACGCAGAACTGATACGTGTTAACCAGCGGTTTAAGATGAACGAGGAACATAATCACCGTCTTAACGCAACCGTCGATAAACTTTTATGTGGTAATTTTTGTGCGACATTTCTCTTACGTCAGGTTTCCCGAACGTCATTTATGCACACATAAACAGGAATTGTTCAAGCGTATCTTATTATTATCGGAAATAGTGCAGTATGTCTTGTTACCAGATATCTCGTCCCACATACACGCACTTGGCTCTATACCAAGGAAAACTTTCtatgctttattttataaacgatCGATGTGTAAAGAGATGAAAACGAGGAGATGAAACGGCATAGTTGAATTTATTGCATTCATGCATCTCTCGTGAAAACAAGATTGACctatatttttgcacaaattaaTCGATCACGAGGTGGAAAGTTTTCTTTGGCCCACTTTGTGTGTATTCATAGCTGTTTGatgctaaataatataatacagtttttattttaagcagTGTTCTAAAGAGTTGAACTTTCCATTTAGAATCTAATGACAGATTGCAAGCGCATCTGAAGGAAAGGATGGAAGCGTTAGAAGAGAAGAACGCTCTTACTGCGGAACTCGAGAAGACGAGGAAGATGGTGGAAGATCTGCAGAACGAGAAGGCTGAAATTGTTAAGGAATTGGCGAAGGCGCGCCTAGAAATCGATAACGTTAAGAGACAGATGCTTCAGCAGGAGATCGCATTTAATATTCAGCAGACGGACGCGTTGACGAGGAGCTTATCTCCGAACGCGGTCGATCCGGGCTCCTTCTCGAGGAGCGCGAGTCACAGTAGTTTCGATACGCACTCATTGCCGAGAAGAGGAGGTAAACGATCGATGGAGGACGACTCGTCGAAGGTAAGcatctgtaaaaattattttatccatatttAAGATCGTACGTCTAACGTAATTAACGTTTCAGAACTACGTAGCACGGACTTTGGCGGAGCAGGAGTGGGAAAAGTTACAGCAAGCGCACGTACTCGCTAACGTCCAGCAAGCGTTCGACGTTTCGAGCGACGCCGAAGGCGACGGGGATAATGAAAGTATCTTCAGTTGCACGGCCGACGTAATTGCAAGTCCGACCGGGCACACGGATGCCCAGACACTGGCGTTGATGCTGCAGGAACAACTGGACGCCATTAATAAGGAAATTAGATTGATTCAGGTGACTGAGATCACGTGGTACTTTTCGAATATTAcgtaaatttattgcaaaatgaatTCTGGATATatgtttatcatatttatctttgatttgtctgtaattttatatgtatattttgaattCGATTGAATATTACAGGAAGAGAAGCAGAGTACGGAAGCGCGCGCGGAGGAATTGGAGTCTCGGGTCGGTAGTCTCGAGCACATGAATCTGTTAGCGAGAGGTCGTAGCCTCGAGCGAGCATCGCCACCTTTAAGTGGACGATCCACGCCAAAATCGCATCATAGTCCTAATAGGGATTATTTGCACAAGTACCACACCGTTAGTAATCACGTAATTGTTAACCAggattattgcatttttaatagttttattagaagaattataccgtttataataaatcgctatacgtattttctttttcttttctaggCACCTGCGTCAATGTCTCCGGCGCATTTACATCAATACGCCGCTTCCTTAGTCAGTCCGGGTCAACTGTCAGAATCTCTTCCCGCTAGCCAGGTTTGTTTCGCCCATTGactttgattattattagatGGATAGATTTGGtcgtgttttaaaataatttttacttctacttggaaatttgattaaaacgtGCCTTAAACGTCATAGAATTTTCAGGAGAAAAAATACCTGGTCTCTaagcattttttatcaaatttcgaggtagaaataaaatattttttatatatatatttaaatttgagtttTGCACTCTTAAgcaagttaaaattaaaagtttccaATTTTGAGGAGACATCGTGTACAATGACAAAGCATGAAACatacatttatgaaaaaagaaatagttcATACACTTTTAAAGTGTATAGCGCATGAAGTAAGGTAATATATTTCTCGTCTGTGGCAGTTACAGTTGTCAGGTGAAGAGTTACATTCGATTAGTGAAAGAGATAGTACCGGCGGCACCATAGGAAGCGGCAGTGACGCGGCTTCTCCACTGACAGCCAGATCTTTGAGATTGGAGCGAGTCGTTCAAGCGTTGGCGCACAGTCAGGAAGAACTCAGAAGGTATGTTCCCCACTTTACTGAGTCACCGACTTCAATCACAATTTTAGCCTTTACATTCTGTTGATCGTATAtactttttcgtaatatttattacatttttatgatgcaaaaattatttctggcacccataaaagaaaaaatctctAGAGAACTGACGGGATTTAAGGTGTTACAATCGGAGATGCACAATAGCACCCATACAGCGGATATCACGCTAGGAGCTTAATGTGGGGAAACCTGAATTGGAACCCAATATAATCTCTATCTGTTATTCTGAATTACATTTGTGTGTGTGGAGACGAGATTGTAGCCGGAGTTTATCTTAAGTTGTTGGTCCTTTTTCATTGTTTGTGCTATCAGACGTACCGGACAGAGCGGATTTCCGAGCAGTGGTTTCCCCACGTACAGGTTAATTACAGATACTAATACTGCATGTAAACCGCGTTATTATACGCCGCTGTGCACGACGCATTTGAATGGCTCTTGTGGACATGAGACAAGTGACTTTGAGACCGGCCCGGGTCACCTTGACGGTAACGCATCGTTAAATCGAGCAATCGAGTATCACTCATTTACGAGTCACGACATTATTGCTTCCGTGAGCGTGCAAAGTTGTCACTTACATCATGCCCGCAGCGCCGGTTCTCGCGCACAGTGGCACGGACGAAGCGCCCGATAGATCCGATAGATACGAAACGCTGGAGGGGATCGATTGCCTCTTCCGTCCGTCGTACATTCAAGCCTGCCCAGTGCACGA
Above is a genomic segment from Linepithema humile isolate Giens D197 chromosome 6, Lhum_UNIL_v1.0, whole genome shotgun sequence containing:
- the Liprin-alpha gene encoding liprin-alpha-1 isoform X16, with protein sequence MWNMMCDVMPTIAEDSMSQRSSQFSGEDGNFEQLMVQMLDERDKMMESMREHQERLQEMEARLAEVEKERDALNRQLNANIPQEFSQLTKELAAARESILEREEEISELKAERNNTRLLLEHLECLVSRHERSLRMTVVKRQAAAQSGVSSEVEVLKALKSLFEHHKALDEKVRERLRVALERNTSLEEELAHTKDELQQYKVSGHPSKVMEDRPKENGQADEGQQQNKSSELSTWQRRVAEMSGRVAELEETLSKTQKDLLKAQEAGLKLQRDLRENAAQKEDQEERIATLEKRYLNAQRESTSLHDLNEKLEQELQHKKAQLKLQEEKIAAIQEKLELTEQKLAQYAKLPEMEEQLKQRMEALTQVRRPNQQAQERHGSAEDRIQRLEAQLEEKNAELIRVNQRFKMNEEHNHRLNATVDKLLCESNDRLQAHLKERMEALEEKNALTAELEKTRKMVEDLQNEKAEIVKELAKARLEIDNVKRQMLQQEIAFNIQQTDALTRSLSPNAVDPGSFSRSASHSSFDTHSLPRRGGKRSMEDDSSKNYVARTLAEQEWEKLQQAHVLANVQQAFDVSSDAEGDGDNESIFSCTADVIASPTGHTDAQTLALMLQEQLDAINKEIRLIQEEKQSTEARAEELESRVGSLEHMNLLARGRSLERASPPLSGRSTPKSHHSPNRDYLHKYHTVSNHAPASMSPAHLHQYAASLVSPGQLSESLPASQLQLSGEELHSISERDSTGGTIGSGSDAASPLTARSLRLERVVQALAHSQEELRRRTGQSGFPSSGFPTYRHGQHNNGALNSGTPPSPLSSRHSSQDSLHKNNFSSVGLPIGQLSASHLHMQATMSPATAAAVAAAQKKKGIKSSLGRFFSKKEKIKGKDTPMPGDVPGMGGACTPADPDYGDSVAVAGTLGSKSDFDRRKKKSPSMFGSMLDSSRHELLAEAMKAGTPFALWNGPTVVAWLELWVGMPTWYVAACRANVKSGAIMSALSDTEIQREIGISNPLHRLKLRLAIQEMVSLTSPSAPKTSRTTLAFGDMNHEWIGNVWLPSLGLPQYRSTFMECLVDARMLDHLTKKDLRGQLRMVDSFHRTSLQYGISCLKRLNYDRQQLEERRRMAEGANIDVLVWSNDRVIRWVQSIGLKEYGNNLLESGVHGALIALDESFDANSFALTLQIPTQNTQARQLLEMEFSSLLAVATERRLHENSSMKS
- the Liprin-alpha gene encoding liprin-alpha-1 isoform X9; this translates as MWNMMCDVMPTIAEDSMSQRSSQFSGEDGNFEQLMVQMLDERDKMMESMREHQERLQEMEARLAEVEKERDALNRQLNANIPQEFSQLTKELAAARESILEREEEISELKAERNNTRLLLEHLECLVSRHERSLRMTVVKRQAAAQSGVSSEVEVLKALKSLFEHHKALDEKVRERLRVALERNTSLEEELAHTKDELQQYKVSGHPSKVMEDRPKENGQADEGQQQNKNETEQAESQQQQQQHQQQQLQQQQYQQHQQQQQQPVQNPGTEKSTEVGSRLSNGSLDPIEQDTAVRVIDLQATLDKQSSELSTWQRRVAEMSGRVAELEETLSKTQKDLLKAQEAGLKLQRDLRENAAQKEDQEERIATLEKRYLNAQRESTSLHDLNEKLEQELQHKKAQLKLQEEKIAAIQEKLELTEQKLAQYAKLPEMEEQLKQRMEALTQVRRPNQQAQERHGSAEDRIQRLEAQLEEKNAELIRVNQRFKMNEEHNHRLNATVDKLLCESNDRLQAHLKERMEALEEKNALTAELEKTRKMVEDLQNEKAEIVKELAKARLEIDNVKRQMLQQEIAFNIQQTDALTRSLSPNAVDPGSFSRSASHSSFDTHSLPRRGGKRSMEDDSSKNYVARTLAEQEWEKLQQAHVLANVQQAFDVSSDAEGDGDNESIFSCTADVIASPTGHTDAQTLALMLQEQLDAINKEIRLIQEEKQSTEARAEELESRVGSLEHMNLLARGRSLERASPPLSGRSTPKSHHSPNRDYLHKYHTAPASMSPAHLHQYAASLVSPGQLSESLPASQLQLSGEELHSISERDSTGGTIGSGSDAASPLTARSLRLERVVQALAHSQEELRRRTGQSGFPSSGFPTYRHGQHNNGALNSGTPPSPLSSRHSSQDSLHKNNFSSVGLPIGQLSASHLHMQATMSPATAAAVAAAQKKKGIKSSLGRFFSKKEKIKGKDTPMPGDVPGMGGACTPADPDYGDSVAVAGTLGSKSDFDRRKKKSMLDSSRHELLAEAMKAGTPFALWNGPTVVAWLELWVGMPTWYVAACRANVKSGAIMSALSDTEIQREIGISNPLHRLKLRLAIQEMVSLTSPSAPKTSRTTLAFGDMNHEWIGNVWLPSLGLPQYRSTFMECLVDARMLDHLTKKDLRGQLRMVDSFHRTSLQYGISCLKRLNYDRQQLEERRRMAEGANIDVLVWSNDRVIRWVQSIGLKEYGNNLLESGVHGALIALDESFDANSFALTLQIPTQNTQARQLLEMEFSSLLAVATERRLHENSSMKS
- the Liprin-alpha gene encoding liprin-alpha-1 isoform X12; amino-acid sequence: MWNMMCDVMPTIAEDSMSQRSSQFSGEDGNFEQLMVQMLDERDKMMESMREHQERLQEMEARLAEVEKERDALNRQLNANIPQEFSQLTKELAAARESILEREEEISELKAERNNTRLLLEHLECLVSRHERSLRMTVVKRQAAAQSGVSSEVEVLKALKSLFEHHKALDEKVRERLRVALERNTSLEEELAHTKDELQQYKVSGHPSKVMEDRPKENGQADEGQQQNKNETEQAESQQQQQQHQQQQLQQQQYQQHQQQQQQPVQNPGTEKSTEVGSRLSNGSLDPIEQDTAVRVIDLQATLDKQSSELSTWQRRVAEMSGRVAELEETLSKTQKDLLKAQEAGLKLQRDLRENAAQKEDQEERIATLEKRYLNAQRESTSLHDLNEKLEQELQHKKAQLKLQEEKIAAIQEKLELTEQKLAQYAKLPEMEEQLKQRMEALTQVRRPNQQAQERHGSAEDRIQRLEAQLEEKNAELIRVNQRFKMNEEHNHRLNATVDKLLCESNDRLQAHLKERMEALEEKNALTAELEKTRKMVEDLQNEKAEIVKELAKARLEIDNVKRQMLQQEIAFNIQQTDALTRSLSPNAVDPGSFSRSASHSSFDTHSLPRRGGKRSMEDDSSKNYVARTLAEQEWEKLQQAHVLANVQQAFDVSSDAEGDGDNESIFSCTADVIASPTGHTDAQTLALMLQEQLDAINKEIRLIQEEKQSTEARAEELESRVGSLEHMNLLARGRSLERASPPLSGRSTPKSHHSPNRDYLHKYHTVSNHAPASMSPAHLHQYAASLVSPGQLSESLPASQLQLSGEELHSISERDSTGGTIGSGSDAASPLTARSLRLERVVQALAHSQEELRRRTGQSGFPSSGFPTYSSQDSLHKNNFSSVGLPIGQLSASHLHMQATMSPATAAAVAAAQKKKGIKSSLGRFFSKKEKIKGKDTPMPGDVPGMGGACTPADPDYGDSVAVAGTLGSKSDFDRRKKKSPSMFGSMLDSSRHELLAEAMKAGTPFALWNGPTVVAWLELWVGMPTWYVAACRANVKSGAIMSALSDTEIQREIGISNPLHRLKLRLAIQEMVSLTSPSAPKTSRTTLAFGDMNHEWIGNVWLPSLGLPQYRSTFMECLVDARMLDHLTKKDLRGQLRMVDSFHRTSLQYGISCLKRLNYDRQQLEERRRMAEGANIDVLVWSNDRVIRWVQSIGLKEYGNNLLESGVHGALIALDESFDANSFALTLQIPTQNTQARQLLEMEFSSLLAVATERRLHENSSMKS
- the Liprin-alpha gene encoding liprin-alpha-1 isoform X13, whose product is MWNMMCDVMPTIAEDSMSQRSSQFSGEDGNFEQLMVQMLDERDKMMESMREHQERLQEMEARLAEVEKERDALNRQLNANIPQEFSQLTKELAAARESILEREEEISELKAERNNTRLLLEHLECLVSRHERSLRMTVVKRQAAAQSGVSSEVEVLKALKSLFEHHKALDEKVRERLRVALERNTSLEEELAHTKDELQQYKVSGHPSKVMEDRPKENGQADEGQQQNKNETEQAESQQQQQQHQQQQLQQQQYQQHQQQQQQPVQNPGTEKSTEVGSRLSNGSLDPIEQDTAVRVIDLQATLDKQSSELSTWQRRVAEMSGRVAELEETLSKTQKDLLKAQEAGLKLQRDLRENAAQKEDQEERIATLEKRYLNAQRESTSLHDLNEKLEQELQHKKAQLKLQEEKIAAIQEKLELTEQKLAQYAKLPEMEEQLKQRMEALTQVRRPNQQAQERHGSAEDRIQRLEAQLEEKNAELIRVNQRFKMNEEHNHRLNATVDKLLCESNDRLQAHLKERMEALEEKNALTAELEKTRKMVEDLQNEKAEIVKELAKARLEIDNVKRQMLQQEIAFNIQQTDALTRSLSPNAVDPGSFSRSASHSSFDTHSLPRRGGKRSMEDDSSKNYVARTLAEQEWEKLQQAHVLANVQQAFDVSSDAEGDGDNESIFSCTADVIASPTGHTDAQTLALMLQEQLDAINKEIRLIQEEKQSTEARAEELESRVGSLEHMNLLARGRSLERASPPLSGRSTPKSHHSPNRDYLHKYHTVSNHAPASMSPAHLHQYAASLVSPGQLSESLPASQLQLSGEELHSISERDSTGGTIGSGSDAASPLTARSLRLERVVQALAHSQEELRRRTGQSGFPSSGFPTYSQDSLHKNNFSSVGLPIGQLSASHLHMQATMSPATAAAVAAAQKKKGIKSSLGRFFSKKEKIKGKDTPMPGDVPGMGGACTPADPDYGDSVAVAGTLGSKSDFDRRKKKSPSMFGSMLDSSRHELLAEAMKAGTPFALWNGPTVVAWLELWVGMPTWYVAACRANVKSGAIMSALSDTEIQREIGISNPLHRLKLRLAIQEMVSLTSPSAPKTSRTTLAFGDMNHEWIGNVWLPSLGLPQYRSTFMECLVDARMLDHLTKKDLRGQLRMVDSFHRTSLQYGISCLKRLNYDRQQLEERRRMAEGANIDVLVWSNDRVIRWVQSIGLKEYGNNLLESGVHGALIALDESFDANSFALTLQIPTQNTQARQLLEMEFSSLLAVATERRLHENSSMKS
- the Liprin-alpha gene encoding liprin-alpha-1 isoform X11, producing MWNMMCDVMPTIAEDSMSQRSSQFSGEDGNFEQLMVQMLDERDKMMESMREHQERLQEMEARLAEVEKERDALNRQLNANIPQEFSQLTKELAAARESILEREEEISELKAERNNTRLLLEHLECLVSRHERSLRMTVVKRQAAAQSGVSSEVEVLKALKSLFEHHKALDEKVRERLRVALERNTSLEEELAHTKDELQQYKVSGHPSKVMEDRPKENGQADEGQQQNKNETEQAESQQQQQQHQQQQLQQQQYQQHQQQQQQPVQNPGTEKSTEVGSRLSNGSLDPIEQDTAVRVIDLQATLDKQSSELSTWQRRVAEMSGRVAELEETLSKTQKDLLKAQEAGLKLQRDLRENAAQKEDQEERIATLEKRYLNAQRESTSLHDLNEKLEQELQHKKAQLKLQEEKIAAIQEKLELTEQKLAQYAKLPEMEEQLKQRMEALTQVRRPNQQAQERHGSAEDRIQRLEAQLEEKNAELIRVNQRFKMNEEHNHRLNATVDKLLCESNDRLQAHLKERMEALEEKNALTAELEKTRKMVEDLQNEKAEIVKELAKARLEIDNVKRQMLQQEIAFNIQQTDALTRSLSPNAVDPGSFSRSASHSSFDTHSLPRRGGKRSMEDDSSKNYVARTLAEQEWEKLQQAHVLANVQQAFDVSSDAEGDGDNESIFSCTADVIASPTGHTDAQTLALMLQEQLDAINKEIRLIQEEKQSTEARAEELESRVGSLEHMNLLARGRSLERASPPLSGRSTPKSHHSPNRDYLHKYHTVSNHAPASMSPAHLHQYAASLVSPGQLSESLPASQLQLSGEELHSISERDSTGGTIGSGSDAASPLTARSLRLERVVQALAHSQEELRRHGQHNNGALNSGTPPSPLSSRHSSQDSLHKNNFSSVGLPIGQLSASHLHMQATMSPATAAAVAAAQKKKGIKSSLGRFFSKKEKIKGKDTPMPGDVPGMGGACTPADPDYGDSVAVAGTLGSKSDFDRRKKKSPSMFGSMLDSSRHELLAEAMKAGTPFALWNGPTVVAWLELWVGMPTWYVAACRANVKSGAIMSALSDTEIQREIGISNPLHRLKLRLAIQEMVSLTSPSAPKTSRTTLAFGDMNHEWIGNVWLPSLGLPQYRSTFMECLVDARMLDHLTKKDLRGQLRMVDSFHRTSLQYGISCLKRLNYDRQQLEERRRMAEGANIDVLVWSNDRVIRWVQSIGLKEYGNNLLESGVHGALIALDESFDANSFALTLQIPTQNTQARQLLEMEFSSLLAVATERRLHENSSMKS